A region of the Nitrospinota bacterium genome:
CATGGACATTACGATGGTTTTACCCGTGCCGGTCGCCATCTTGGTGCAAAGGCGCATAAACTGGCCGCCGTCGCCGGGTATTTCTATCCCCACCCGCTCGTTAGCGGGGGCTTCCGCCATCCAGATGATAGTCTCTATAGCTTCCAGTTGGCAGAAGAAAAAACGCCGCCCCTCGCGTTGCTCCGGGTCATTCCAATGTTCCAACAGCCGCTTGGTAACGCCGGTTACTCCCTGATAGCCACCCTCACGCCATCTGTTCACCCGCTCCCGGATGGCGTTCACCATCGGCAGTTCGTTGAAGATGCCGGGATCGTCAAAAGATTTTCGCCCCGGCGTGGCGGTTATGTATCCGGCGGGCCGCCGCCGCTGTTCGCGCGAAAATTTCTTTTCTTCCGGAATGTACTTCCAGTGTTCTTTCGGCTCAACGTAAGGGGGATTAAGAATAAGCTGGTCTATCTGGTCATACAGCATCGCTACTGCCCGGCCCCCTCATCATGGAGTACTGTGTTCAGCGTTGCCATCAGGGGCGGCAGGGCCTCGACGGCTGTTTTCCAAACAATGTCGTGGTTTATGTCGAAATACACGTGGATTATCCGGTTCCTCATGTTCACTATCTTCCGCCACGGAACGGACGGATATTTTTCCTGGGTTTCCCTAGAAACCCGCGAAGCGGCCTCCCCGACTATTTCAATGCAATGGAAGACCGAAAGGCGGAGCGTGATCTCCTTGTCAAAATCCTCCCTTGTCTTCCCATTAAGTATCGTCAGCGCATCATTCGCCGCATCCCGCATGTGGCGGATACGGATGAAGTCCTCCTTACGCGGCATACTGCTCCACGGCGGCACTCACTACTTCTTCGCGGAAATAGGGACTTAGGTCTTCCGGCGTCCGCAGGTCAACCTTGTGTCCCAGCGTGTCGCCAAGCTCCAATTCCATCCCTGAGAGGGTGATCAAATCCGGCAGATGGTCTTCCTCAAAGACCACCAGCATGTCAATGTCGCTTTCGGGGCCAAAGTCATCCCGCAAAACGGAGCCGAAAAGGGAAAGCTTGCGTATATGCCATTTTTTGCAAAAAGCGGAAATCGTCTCTTTAGGCAATTCGATATGCGGTTTTCCCATTGTTCCTCCTAAATTTACTCCACATCGAGCAGTTTAAGGCTTTCGATGCCACGGTCGTCTATGATTTTCACCGCCGCCTTTTTGTGTTCCCCCGCGCCGAATGGCAGGGAGACGGTTCCGGTATAGGCGGCGGCCAATTCCGGGTCTATCTCCGCTTTCAAGTTTTTAGCCAGCTTGCTCCATCCTTCTTTTTCATCCGCCATAGGGAAGAAAACTTGGCGCGGGAAAATGCACCGCCCATCGTAGTCGGGATCGAGCATCCACATAGCTATCCGGTCGTGGCCTCCCGATTCTATGTTGCCTGTCTTGGTGTTGTAGTAGTCGAAACCGTGAACAGTAATGCGGTATTTCCCTTTGTCTTCTCCGCTCTTTATTTTTTCCAACCGGATGTCCGGCTGGCCGATAAGCCAGAAACTTTCGTTGCTGCTCCGTTTCTTTTTCAGGTCGTCGGTCAAAAGATCGGCGTTCATCTGCGCTTTCAGCAGGGTAACACCCGGCCACTCGGTTTCGTCAATGTCTTTGGCCGCTTCGGGATCGAATTGGAAAGCGGCAAATACGATTATTTTTGGTTTTGGCACCAGCTTGTGCGCTTCTTGAATGGCGTGCTCCACTTGACGCTGTTCCAGCGGCGCGTGTTCAGGGCCAAAGGATATGACCACCCGCTCCGGGATACCCAGATGCTCGCCAGCACGGGAAGTCCCAGCCCTAAACGCTTTAGCGGTGGCATCGGCATGTAGCCAGCGCGTTCCGGGCAATGTTTCCACCCGCTCAAATTCTATTTTGTTGCCGTGTTTGCCGCGTATGCCGGTGCGGAGCAGTTCGCCACGCCATTCACTTTGGCGCAGGGTGGCGCCGCTCCGGGCGATGGTTGCATCTACCACTTGCGGCTGTTCCTTGCCGTCAATTTCGTCTATCGATTTAACCGATGGGGCGGGAACAGCCTCCACGGTGAACGGGCCGGTAACGCGCACCTTGCCGCTTTCTTTTATCGGCTGGTCGTAGAGCGTTTCCTGCTCTGCATATTTTGCGATTGCCCGCTCGATCTGCTCCTTGCCCATCCCCTCTTTTATTTCGGGATTGTTGGCGATTGATTTAAGGGTAACGTGCGGAACGGTTTTATAGTTGAACCCGCTCCCCACCCCTTCGTGCGGATGCGCCAATTCGTAATAGTCGAAGGTTGCGGTCATCAACCGTTGCTTGGCAAGGGCAGTGGCGACGCGGGAGGTATCACAGGTTATCCACCGCCGCCCCCATTGTTCCGCGACCGTCGCTGTCGTACCAGAACCGCAGGTGATATCAAGCACCAAATCACCGGGGTCCGTGGTCATGAGAAGGCATCTTTGAATTACTTTTGCATTTGTTTGGACTACATAAACTTTGTCCGTCGCTCCTCCAAAGTCAGTCCACATATTGTTTCTTGCCGTTGCTGCAAAATCACCAAAGTAGCGGACGTAGCGAAGCACATTCCCTACAGGTTCTATTCTCCCCGCATCGATCAACTTTTTAAAACCCATCTCACCTGTTTTCCAAAAATTTGTTCGAGGTACATATGTTTTACCGCGAAACAAAACTGGAAAACTGCCGGGCGGTCGTTGGCTAGTGAGATCGCCTAAGGTGAAAGGCTTGGCGTCTTGTGGCAATTTATTAATGTCTTCAATCTCTTCAGGAGTGAGAGGTCTGCGAGTTCCATCAGAAAGTTCAACGCGACTATAAGAGGTGGCTTGTGAGAGTTCTTTTACTTCAAATAGATCACGATACTTGATCGATTCTTTGTTTTTACCGTACCACAATAGGTAATCGGCAACACCAGCAAGCAATTCAGTTGTTGCACTGCTGGTCTTGGTTACGCTAATGAGTGAAACAAAATTCTCAACTCCAAACACCTCATCCATTAAATTGCGTACAAGGTGGACGTTTTCATCTGAAATTTGCACAAAAATGCTTCCCGTTTCAGCGAGCAAATCGCGGGCGAGTAAAAAGCGGTCGCGGAGGTAGGCCAGGTAGGAATGGATTCCCAACTCCCAGGTATCGCGGAAAGCCTTTATGGTTTCCGGTTCGGCGGTGAGGTCTTCGTCGCTTCCGTCCTTCACTTGCCGCTTGTTCACGAAGGGCTGGAAATTGCTTCCATATTTAATGCCATAGGGCGGGTCTATATAGACCATCTGCACATGGCCACCCAGCCCTTCCTTTTCCAAAAGGGAGTTCATCACCAGCAGGCTATCCCCCGCTATCAGGCGGTTGCTCCAGCCATGCTTGTGCTTGTAAAACTCCACCGCTTCGCGCAACGGCGGATTGAAAGCGGGCATATCAAAAAACGAGGTTTGCGGCCCGCCGTTCTTTTTCTTTATCGCCTCGATAATTTTCTTCGGGTCTATCCGTTCATGCACATGCAATGAAACGGTGGGGATTTCAAAGGAGGTGCGCTCCGCCTTCCCGGCCCACTGCAAGGCGGGGTCTATATGCGGATCGTAAGCGTATTGCTTCTTTGGGGATGCTGCGTCGCTATCGGTGCCGCTATCCACCAGCCCAACCGGGGGATTGTTCAGCCGCTCTTTATCATCATGGGTATATTGAACAATGGGCCGTTTCCGCCCGCCGCTTTCCATCCCGCCCAGCGCCGTTTGCCGCGCCCCGGTCACTTTCCCGGAAGCTTCCACCCCCTTCTTGGGCTTTTGCTTCCCTTCCTCTTTCTTTCCCCTCGCCATTCATCCCCCTGAACAGTGCTTTCAGCGTTATACCCGGTTGCGTACCGGGACATCTGTTTTTCCCATTCGTAAGATACGTCCGTATTTATATCACGCAATCAGTCAATAACGAATGGTGATGGGTGCAACGGGCTGTGCTTCCCTTAGCCGTCAAATCGAACGGCTAGAGTATTTTAACTTTTCATGGAAACGGCATTTTTGTCATGCCGGACACCGATCCGGCACCCAGAAATATTATCAAAACTTCCCTCATCGGCCCAAAGGGCCGATTCTGCTTGGCGCTTCCCGGGAAAATCAAGAGAGCTTGGATAATATATCTGGGTCCCGGGTCAAGCCCGGGATGACAGCAACATCGTATCCATGAAAAGTTATAATGCCCTAGGACTTATGGGGCCTTCTCAACGCCTTCCCGCTGGGCGTAATTGAACACTTCGGCGTCGCTTTTTCCGCGCAGGCCCACATCCCGCACATCGAAAGCTTCAAAACCTGTATCCTTATAATGCCCGCAGCGCCAAGAAGGGTCGGCCCGTTAGGCCGATTGTCCCCTTGAAGGGGATTCCCGGAGCGGATTGAAAAATCATTCCGCACCTCCTTCGGGAAAAGGGGGAGAGGGGCTGGAGAAAACGCTCAGAACGGTATTTTGCTTTTGACGAAAGCCATACACTCTTCCGCTTTTTTCACCGCCTCTTGCGCTTCGTCGATCAGGATTTCCCGCCAATCGTCCGGATATCTTTCCGTAATGGCATATGCACTCATTCCCCTTAAATCGGGCAGCATCACAAGAAAAGAACCATCCAATTTGCCGCA
Encoded here:
- a CDS encoding nucleotidyltransferase family protein produces the protein MGKPHIELPKETISAFCKKWHIRKLSLFGSVLRDDFGPESDIDMLVVFEEDHLPDLITLSGMELELGDTLGHKVDLRTPEDLSPYFREEVVSAAVEQYAA
- a CDS encoding site-specific DNA-methyltransferase, whose translation is MESGGRKRPIVQYTHDDKERLNNPPVGLVDSGTDSDAASPKKQYAYDPHIDPALQWAGKAERTSFEIPTVSLHVHERIDPKKIIEAIKKKNGGPQTSFFDMPAFNPPLREAVEFYKHKHGWSNRLIAGDSLLVMNSLLEKEGLGGHVQMVYIDPPYGIKYGSNFQPFVNKRQVKDGSDEDLTAEPETIKAFRDTWELGIHSYLAYLRDRFLLARDLLAETGSIFVQISDENVHLVRNLMDEVFGVENFVSLISVTKTSSATTELLAGVADYLLWYGKNKESIKYRDLFEVKELSQATSYSRVELSDGTRRPLTPEEIEDINKLPQDAKPFTLGDLTSQRPPGSFPVLFRGKTYVPRTNFWKTGEMGFKKLIDAGRIEPVGNVLRYVRYFGDFAATARNNMWTDFGGATDKVYVVQTNAKVIQRCLLMTTDPGDLVLDITCGSGTTATVAEQWGRRWITCDTSRVATALAKQRLMTATFDYYELAHPHEGVGSGFNYKTVPHVTLKSIANNPEIKEGMGKEQIERAIAKYAEQETLYDQPIKESGKVRVTGPFTVEAVPAPSVKSIDEIDGKEQPQVVDATIARSGATLRQSEWRGELLRTGIRGKHGNKIEFERVETLPGTRWLHADATAKAFRAGTSRAGEHLGIPERVVISFGPEHAPLEQRQVEHAIQEAHKLVPKPKIIVFAAFQFDPEAAKDIDETEWPGVTLLKAQMNADLLTDDLKKKRSSNESFWLIGQPDIRLEKIKSGEDKGKYRITVHGFDYYNTKTGNIESGGHDRIAMWMLDPDYDGRCIFPRQVFFPMADEKEGWSKLAKNLKAEIDPELAAAYTGTVSLPFGAGEHKKAAVKIIDDRGIESLKLLDVE
- a CDS encoding DUF86 domain-containing protein translates to MPRKEDFIRIRHMRDAANDALTILNGKTREDFDKEITLRLSVFHCIEIVGEAASRVSRETQEKYPSVPWRKIVNMRNRIIHVYFDINHDIVWKTAVEALPPLMATLNTVLHDEGAGQ